A genomic stretch from Streptomyces sp. QL37 includes:
- a CDS encoding DUF4031 domain-containing protein, giving the protein MTVYIDPPTWPGHGRMWSHLVSDVSFDELHAFAATIGCPPRAFERDHYDVPEARYADAVRAGALEVGSKEIVRRLTDAGLRRPKGRPAPE; this is encoded by the coding sequence GTGACCGTCTACATCGATCCGCCGACCTGGCCGGGGCACGGCCGCATGTGGTCGCACCTCGTGAGCGACGTGTCGTTCGACGAACTGCACGCCTTCGCCGCCACGATCGGCTGCCCGCCCCGCGCCTTCGAGCGCGACCACTACGACGTGCCCGAGGCGCGTTACGCGGACGCGGTGCGCGCCGGAGCGCTGGAGGTCGGCTCGAAGGAGATCGTGCGCCGGCTCACCGACGCGGGGCTGCGGAGGCCGAAGGGGCGTCCTGCGCCGGAATGA
- a CDS encoding Cmx/CmrA family chloramphenicol efflux MFS transporter encodes MPMAVYILGLSVFALGTSEFMLSGLLPPIADDMDVSIPKAGLLISAFAIGMVVGAPLLAVATLRLPRRTTLIALISVFGLGQVAGALAPTYEVLFVSRVVSALACAGFWAVGAAVAIAMVPVNARARAMAVMIGGLSIANVLGVPLGAFLGESFGWRSAFWAVGAASAVALVGVVTRIPRIPLPDEKPQLKKEVAIYKDRQVWLSIVITALAAGGVFCAFSYLAPLLTDVAGLSSGWVPWVLALFGAGALIGTTIGGRVADAHLFGVLLSGISASTVFLVALALFASNQVAVVVLAFLLGLSAFYTAPALNARMFNVAGVAPTLAGATTTAAFNLGNTSGPWLGGAVIDADFGFRATAWAGAGMLLLGLVAVTVSLRLRDGGKPSRRIATSTPAQVIPAQDAPSASAAPRR; translated from the coding sequence ATGCCGATGGCCGTCTACATCCTCGGCCTGTCCGTCTTCGCCCTCGGCACCAGCGAGTTCATGCTGTCCGGGCTGCTGCCGCCCATCGCCGACGACATGGACGTGTCCATCCCGAAGGCGGGACTCCTCATATCCGCCTTCGCGATCGGCATGGTGGTCGGCGCCCCGCTGCTGGCCGTCGCCACGCTTCGCCTGCCTCGCCGCACGACCCTCATCGCCCTCATCTCGGTCTTCGGACTGGGCCAGGTCGCCGGTGCGCTGGCGCCGACGTACGAGGTGCTGTTCGTCTCGCGGGTGGTGAGTGCGCTGGCGTGCGCCGGCTTCTGGGCGGTCGGTGCGGCGGTCGCCATCGCGATGGTGCCGGTGAACGCGCGGGCGAGGGCGATGGCCGTGATGATCGGCGGGCTGTCGATCGCCAATGTGCTCGGGGTGCCGCTGGGCGCCTTCCTGGGGGAGAGCTTCGGCTGGCGTTCGGCGTTCTGGGCGGTGGGCGCGGCGTCCGCCGTGGCGCTGGTCGGGGTCGTCACACGCATCCCGCGCATTCCGCTGCCGGACGAGAAGCCGCAGCTCAAAAAGGAAGTCGCGATCTACAAGGACCGTCAGGTGTGGCTGTCCATCGTGATCACGGCCCTCGCCGCCGGCGGCGTGTTCTGCGCGTTCAGCTATCTCGCACCGCTGCTGACCGATGTGGCGGGACTGAGCTCGGGCTGGGTGCCGTGGGTCCTCGCGCTCTTCGGCGCGGGTGCGCTGATCGGTACGACGATCGGCGGCCGGGTCGCGGACGCGCATCTCTTCGGTGTGCTGCTGAGCGGCATCAGCGCCTCGACGGTCTTCCTGGTGGCGCTGGCCCTCTTCGCGTCGAACCAGGTCGCCGTCGTCGTCCTGGCGTTCCTGCTGGGGCTGTCGGCGTTCTACACGGCCCCGGCGCTCAACGCCCGGATGTTCAACGTCGCGGGTGTGGCCCCGACGCTGGCGGGTGCGACGACCACGGCCGCGTTCAACCTGGGCAACACGAGCGGGCCCTGGCTGGGCGGTGCGGTGATCGACGCGGACTTCGGCTTCCGGGCCACGGCCTGGGCGGGCGCCGGGATGCTGCTGCTCGGTCTGGTGGCCGTGACGGTCTCACTGCGGCTGCGCGACGGCGGCAAGCCGTCCCGGCGCATCGCCACGAGCACACCGGCGCAGGTCATTCCGGCGCAGGACGCCCCTTCGGCCTCCGCAGCCCCGCGTCGGTGA
- a CDS encoding DUF2891 domain-containing protein, with product MSPALPAAYAVPFAELALANVVREYPNAPAHLYAGPEELVAPRTLHPAFYGGYDWHSTVHMHWLLVRLMRRFSSTGDLPATLTTRIREVLDTHLTPENIGVEAAYLRGRPHFERPYGWAWLIALAGECRALATPDGNRWAEALAPGVAAVGDLLGAWMPKATYPVRHGVHNNSAFGLGLILDAGGAAGLPAQVLDAAADRLRAWFTDDHDAPAHWEPSGQDFLSPALVEADAMRRVLPAAEFRTWIAAFLPDLVSAEPDSTLLVPPTVSDHADPQIGHLLGLTLSRAAALRSIAGALPDGPARTALLASAEAHLTLGLPTVSSGDFSSDHWLATYAALALDTAPGH from the coding sequence ATGTCCCCCGCGCTCCCCGCCGCATACGCCGTCCCCTTCGCGGAACTGGCCCTCGCCAACGTCGTACGCGAATACCCCAACGCGCCCGCCCACCTCTACGCCGGACCCGAGGAACTCGTCGCTCCCCGCACGCTGCACCCCGCGTTCTACGGGGGCTACGACTGGCACTCCACGGTGCACATGCACTGGCTGCTCGTCCGCCTCATGCGCCGCTTCTCCTCCACCGGCGATCTTCCGGCCACCCTCACCACCCGCATCCGCGAGGTGCTCGACACCCACCTGACCCCCGAGAACATCGGCGTCGAGGCGGCCTACCTGCGCGGCCGGCCGCACTTCGAGCGTCCCTACGGCTGGGCCTGGCTGATCGCGCTCGCCGGCGAGTGCCGGGCGCTCGCCACGCCCGACGGCAACCGCTGGGCCGAGGCCCTGGCCCCCGGCGTGGCGGCGGTCGGCGACCTGCTCGGCGCCTGGATGCCCAAGGCGACCTACCCGGTCCGGCACGGCGTCCACAACAACAGCGCCTTCGGTCTGGGCCTGATCCTCGACGCGGGCGGGGCCGCCGGGCTGCCGGCACAGGTCCTGGACGCGGCGGCGGACCGGCTGCGGGCCTGGTTCACCGACGACCACGACGCCCCCGCCCACTGGGAGCCCTCCGGGCAGGACTTCCTCTCCCCCGCCCTGGTGGAGGCGGACGCGATGCGGCGGGTGCTGCCGGCGGCGGAGTTCCGTACCTGGATCGCCGCTTTCCTGCCGGACCTGGTCTCCGCCGAGCCCGACTCCACGCTGCTCGTCCCGCCGACGGTCTCCGACCACGCCGACCCGCAGATCGGCCACCTCCTCGGTCTCACCCTGAGCCGGGCGGCCGCCCTCCGTTCGATCGCCGGCGCTCTCCCGGACGGCCCGGCCCGCACCGCGCTCCTGGCCTCGGCCGAGGCGCATCTCACGCTCGGCCTGCCGACGGTGTCCTCCGGGGACTTCTCCTCGGACCACTGGCTGGCGACGTACGCCGCGCTGGCCCTGGACACCGCGCCCGGTCACTGA
- a CDS encoding DUF979 domain-containing protein: protein MIKSEYFFWLVGAVFLVMAAQMAMDRTNPKRFGSAGFWGLLGAAFFYSTGVVDKSLPAEPLGVVVLILIVLGGFGLTGKGEAHTPTREKRAASAARFGNKLFLPALTIPVVAMICATLVKNWKIGGEPVLEPGSETILGLGVGAIAALGVGMVLLRERKVSVPLHSGRNMLESMGWALLLPQLLSVLGSIFQTAGVGEQVGRITEAVLPDGQKLVAVAVYCCGMALFTIVMGNAFAAFPVMTAAIGWPVLIQQMNGNAPAVLAIGMLCGFCGTLVTPMAANFNLVPAALLELKDQYGPIKAQLPTAAALLVCNVAIMALFAF from the coding sequence GTGATCAAGTCCGAGTACTTCTTCTGGCTGGTCGGCGCGGTGTTCCTCGTCATGGCCGCGCAGATGGCCATGGACCGCACCAACCCCAAGCGCTTCGGCTCCGCCGGCTTCTGGGGTCTGCTCGGCGCCGCGTTCTTCTACTCCACCGGAGTCGTCGACAAGTCCCTCCCCGCCGAACCCCTGGGCGTCGTCGTCCTGATCCTGATCGTCCTGGGCGGCTTCGGCCTCACCGGCAAGGGCGAGGCGCACACCCCGACCCGCGAGAAGCGCGCGGCCTCGGCCGCCCGCTTCGGCAACAAGCTGTTCCTCCCGGCTCTCACCATCCCCGTCGTCGCCATGATCTGCGCGACGCTCGTGAAGAACTGGAAGATCGGTGGCGAACCGGTCCTGGAGCCGGGGTCCGAGACCATCCTCGGCCTCGGGGTCGGCGCGATCGCCGCACTGGGCGTGGGCATGGTGCTGCTGCGGGAGCGGAAGGTCTCCGTGCCGCTGCACTCGGGCCGCAACATGCTCGAATCGATGGGCTGGGCCCTGCTCCTCCCGCAACTGCTCTCCGTCCTCGGCTCGATCTTCCAGACCGCCGGTGTCGGGGAGCAGGTCGGAAGGATCACCGAGGCGGTGCTGCCGGACGGCCAGAAGCTGGTGGCCGTGGCCGTCTACTGCTGCGGCATGGCGCTGTTCACCATCGTCATGGGCAATGCCTTCGCCGCGTTCCCGGTGATGACCGCCGCGATCGGCTGGCCCGTCCTCATCCAGCAGATGAACGGCAACGCCCCGGCCGTCCTGGCGATCGGCATGCTGTGCGGCTTCTGCGGCACGCTCGTCACGCCGATGGCAGCCAACTTCAACCTGGTCCCGGCGGCCCTCCTCGAACTCAAGGACCAGTACGGCCCGATCAAGGCCCAGCTCCCCACGGCTGCGGCCCTGCTGGTCTGCAACGTCGCGATCATGGCCCTCTTCGCCTTCTGA
- a CDS encoding DUF969 domain-containing protein, whose product MIVLLGVLVVILGFATRRNPLLVVGVAGIVTGLLGQMSPQEVLASFGESFASARSVTVFVITLPVIGLLERYGLQEQARTLIGKLGKLTTGRFLTLYLLIRQLTAAVGLTSIGGPAQSVRPLIAPMAEAAAETKAGGPLPQKLREKVRSHASGADTIGVFFGEDCFLAIGSILLITGFVNSTYDQHLEPLHLAMWAIPSAICAFLIHGARLLNLDRQLERELAVAAAENELTAHAGLRTEDAK is encoded by the coding sequence GTGATCGTTCTCCTCGGCGTGCTCGTGGTGATCCTCGGATTCGCCACCCGCCGCAATCCCCTCCTCGTCGTGGGTGTCGCAGGCATCGTCACGGGGCTGCTCGGCCAGATGTCCCCGCAGGAGGTACTGGCCTCCTTCGGGGAGAGCTTCGCCTCCGCGCGTTCCGTGACGGTCTTCGTCATCACGCTGCCGGTCATCGGGCTCCTGGAGCGCTACGGACTCCAGGAGCAGGCCCGCACGCTCATCGGCAAGCTGGGCAAGCTGACCACCGGCCGTTTCCTGACGCTCTACCTGCTGATCCGGCAGCTCACCGCCGCCGTCGGCCTCACCAGCATCGGTGGCCCCGCGCAGAGCGTGCGGCCGCTGATCGCCCCGATGGCCGAGGCCGCCGCCGAGACCAAGGCGGGTGGTCCGCTGCCGCAGAAGCTGCGCGAGAAGGTCCGCTCGCACGCGTCGGGCGCCGACACCATCGGTGTGTTCTTCGGCGAGGACTGCTTCCTCGCCATCGGATCGATCCTGCTGATCACCGGCTTCGTGAACTCCACGTACGACCAGCATCTGGAGCCCCTGCACCTGGCGATGTGGGCGATCCCCTCCGCGATCTGCGCCTTCCTGATCCACGGGGCCCGCCTGCTCAACCTGGACCGGCAGCTGGAGCGCGAACTCGCCGTCGCCGCCGCCGAGAACGAACTGACGGCACACGCCGGGCTCCGGACGGAGGACGCCAAGTGA
- a CDS encoding GntR family transcriptional regulator yields the protein MAGTTNGGRTGSTPDLSELAAHSASLERSGTAERVAAILRDRITEGYFPPGSRLSEESISGALTVSRNTLREAFRLLSHERLLEHRLNRGVFVRILAVDDLVDIYRVRLLVECAALRTLGEPPFDLAPVEAAVSTGEQAALRDDWPACSTANIRFHQALAGLANSPRTDELMRNVLAELRLAFHVMADPRRFHEPYLTRNREITDKLAKGDAAGAERMLAFYLEDSRRQLAEAYAQRLTER from the coding sequence ATGGCGGGGACGACGAACGGCGGGCGGACCGGCTCCACCCCTGACCTCTCGGAACTCGCGGCGCACAGCGCCTCCCTGGAGCGGTCCGGCACGGCCGAGCGGGTCGCCGCCATCCTGCGGGACCGGATCACCGAAGGCTACTTCCCGCCGGGCAGCCGCCTGTCCGAGGAGAGCATCAGCGGCGCCCTGACCGTCTCCCGCAACACGCTGCGCGAGGCGTTCCGTCTGCTGTCGCACGAACGCCTCCTGGAGCACCGCCTCAACCGGGGCGTCTTCGTCCGCATCCTGGCCGTGGACGACCTGGTCGACATCTACCGGGTGCGGCTCCTCGTCGAGTGCGCGGCGCTGCGGACCCTGGGCGAGCCCCCGTTCGACCTGGCCCCGGTCGAGGCGGCGGTGTCGACGGGTGAGCAGGCCGCCCTCCGCGACGACTGGCCCGCCTGCTCCACCGCCAACATCCGCTTCCACCAGGCGCTGGCCGGCCTGGCGAACAGCCCCCGCACCGACGAACTGATGCGCAACGTCCTCGCCGAACTGCGGCTCGCCTTCCATGTGATGGCCGACCCCCGCCGCTTCCATGAGCCCTATCTCACCCGCAACCGTGAGATCACGGACAAACTGGCCAAGGGGGACGCGGCCGGCGCGGAGCGGATGCTCGCCTTCTACCTGGAGGACTCCCGGCGCCAGCTCGCGGAGGCCTACGCGCAGCGGCTCACCGAGCGGTAG
- a CDS encoding 5-oxoprolinase subunit PxpA, producing the protein MDLNADLGEGFGRWALTDDEALLTCVTSANVACGFHAGDASVMRRVCDTAAERGVRIGAQVSYRDLAGFGRRAMDVPADELTAEIAYQIGALRVFAEAAGSTVSYVKPHGALYNRVVRDDEQAAAVVAGVLLAGGRPAVLGLPGSRLLAHAEAAGLTAVEEAFADRAYTPQGTLVPRGEAGAVVHDADEVVRRSVGMAVHGAVTGVDGGRIAVAARSLCVHGDTPGAAALARRVRTALEEAGVRVQAFA; encoded by the coding sequence ATGGACCTCAACGCGGACCTGGGTGAAGGGTTCGGACGCTGGGCCCTCACCGATGACGAGGCGCTGCTGACCTGTGTCACCAGCGCCAACGTCGCCTGCGGCTTCCACGCGGGCGACGCCTCCGTGATGCGGCGGGTCTGCGACACGGCGGCCGAGCGGGGTGTGCGCATCGGCGCGCAGGTCTCCTACCGCGACCTGGCCGGATTCGGGCGGCGCGCCATGGACGTACCGGCGGACGAGCTGACCGCCGAGATCGCCTACCAGATCGGCGCCCTGCGGGTCTTCGCGGAGGCGGCCGGGTCCACGGTGTCGTACGTGAAGCCGCACGGCGCCCTCTACAACCGTGTCGTCCGGGACGATGAGCAGGCCGCCGCCGTCGTCGCGGGCGTCCTGCTCGCGGGCGGCCGGCCGGCGGTCCTCGGGCTTCCCGGTTCGCGGCTGCTCGCCCATGCGGAGGCGGCGGGGCTGACCGCCGTCGAGGAGGCCTTCGCCGATCGCGCGTACACCCCGCAGGGCACGCTCGTGCCCCGGGGCGAGGCCGGTGCCGTGGTGCACGACGCGGACGAGGTCGTACGCCGCAGTGTCGGCATGGCCGTCCACGGTGCCGTGACCGGGGTGGACGGCGGCCGGATAGCCGTCGCGGCCCGGTCGCTGTGCGTCCACGGGGACACCCCCGGGGCCGCCGCGCTCGCCCGGCGGGTGCGGACGGCGCTGGAAGAGGCGGGCGTCCGCGTGCAGGCGTTCGCGTGA
- a CDS encoding allophanate hydrolase subunit 1 produces the protein MSGIQVFEAGPRALLVELASGEEAEAFHAELLRRRAAGELPAVREIVPGARTVLLDGVEDRTLAGRLRSWTVPPLSRGAGEAVEIPVVYDGPDLADVADAWGVGVEEVGDIHARAEFRVAFCGFAPGFGYLTGLPGHLSVPRRATPRTRVPAGALALAGPYTGVYPRESPGGWQLIGRMPGPAALWDPGREPAALLGPGVRVRFVPTGVSG, from the coding sequence GTGAGCGGCATCCAGGTCTTCGAGGCCGGGCCCCGCGCCCTGCTCGTGGAGCTCGCGTCCGGCGAGGAGGCGGAGGCCTTCCACGCGGAGCTGCTCCGCCGCCGGGCCGCCGGTGAACTCCCCGCCGTACGCGAGATCGTCCCCGGTGCCCGGACCGTGCTGCTGGACGGGGTGGAGGACCGGACGCTCGCGGGGCGGCTGCGGTCGTGGACCGTGCCACCGCTGAGCCGGGGCGCGGGGGAGGCCGTCGAGATACCCGTCGTCTACGACGGCCCGGACCTCGCCGATGTGGCCGACGCGTGGGGCGTCGGCGTGGAGGAGGTCGGAGACATCCACGCGCGCGCGGAATTCCGGGTGGCCTTCTGCGGGTTCGCGCCCGGGTTCGGCTATCTGACCGGCCTGCCGGGGCACTTGAGCGTGCCGCGCCGGGCCACGCCCCGGACCCGGGTTCCCGCCGGGGCGCTTGCCCTCGCGGGGCCGTACACCGGGGTCTATCCGCGCGAGTCGCCCGGCGGCTGGCAGCTCATCGGCCGGATGCCCGGCCCGGCGGCGCTCTGGGACCCGGGACGCGAACCCGCGGCGCTGCTCGGCCCCGGGGTCCGCGTGCGCTTCGTGCCGACGGGGGTGTCCGGATGA
- a CDS encoding biotin-dependent carboxyltransferase family protein produces the protein MSPGLEVVRAGALTTVQDEGRTGWAHLGVPRAGALDAPARRLANRLVGNAPDAAVLETTLTGCAVRVTGTRPVYAVVGGAGCRVTVDGRPVAWGEPVRVPGGAVLEAGPAVHGVRGYLAFAGGLVPEPVLGSRSADLLSGLGPPVLRDGDVLPLGRAGGAPYACPAPWPGAPAELVLPLHRGPRDSWFTEDALRTLTTAAYRVSERSNRIGLRTEGPALRRARDGELPSEGMVLGAVQVPPDGLPVVFLNDHPTTGGYPVVGVVAEAALAGAAQAAPGTPVRFVRA, from the coding sequence ATGAGCCCGGGGCTCGAAGTGGTCCGGGCGGGCGCCCTGACCACGGTGCAGGACGAGGGCCGGACCGGCTGGGCCCACCTCGGCGTACCCAGGGCCGGGGCGCTGGACGCACCGGCCCGGCGGCTGGCCAACCGGCTCGTCGGCAACGCGCCGGACGCGGCCGTGCTGGAGACCACGCTCACGGGGTGCGCGGTCCGGGTGACCGGCACCCGGCCGGTGTACGCCGTCGTCGGCGGGGCGGGATGCCGGGTCACGGTGGACGGCCGCCCCGTCGCCTGGGGCGAACCCGTCCGGGTGCCCGGCGGCGCGGTGCTGGAGGCCGGTCCCGCGGTGCACGGGGTGCGCGGCTACCTGGCGTTCGCGGGCGGCCTGGTGCCCGAACCGGTGCTCGGCAGCCGGTCCGCCGACCTGCTCTCCGGGCTCGGCCCGCCGGTCCTGCGCGACGGCGACGTCCTGCCGCTGGGCCGGGCGGGCGGAGCCCCGTACGCCTGCCCCGCGCCCTGGCCGGGCGCTCCGGCCGAGCTGGTGCTGCCCCTGCACCGGGGCCCGCGCGACAGCTGGTTCACCGAGGACGCCCTGCGCACACTCACGACCGCCGCCTACCGGGTCTCGGAGCGCAGCAACCGCATCGGGCTGCGCACGGAGGGGCCCGCCCTGCGGCGCGCCCGGGACGGCGAACTGCCCAGCGAGGGCATGGTGCTGGGGGCCGTCCAGGTCCCGCCGGACGGCCTGCCCGTGGTGTTCCTCAACGACCATCCGACGACGGGGGGTTACCCGGTCGTGGGCGTGGTCGCCGAAGCCGCGCTGGCAGGCGCGGCGCAGGCGGCCCCGGGCACGCCGGTGCGCTTCGTACGCGCGTGA
- a CDS encoding RNA polymerase sigma factor, with translation MGADEYTESDASVVRRSLEDPDAFAALFDRYADDIHRYAARRLGTEAADDLMAETFVIAFQQRRRYDLSRPQARPWLYGIVTNLVGGHRRAEARRLRALSRAASTAPGAGSGDGEPLADRVAARVSAEGVRGELAGALAALPARYRDVLLVVAWGDLDYAEAAEALGIPVGTVRSRLHRARKKLREALGGSDPTRLHDDDHEEPRHE, from the coding sequence ATCGGCGCCGACGAGTACACCGAGTCCGACGCCTCGGTCGTCCGGCGTTCCCTGGAGGATCCCGACGCCTTCGCCGCGCTGTTCGACCGGTACGCCGACGACATCCACCGGTACGCGGCCAGGAGGCTCGGCACCGAGGCGGCCGACGACCTGATGGCCGAGACCTTCGTGATCGCCTTCCAGCAGCGCCGCCGGTACGACCTGTCGAGGCCGCAGGCCCGGCCCTGGCTGTACGGCATCGTCACCAACCTGGTGGGCGGCCACCGGCGTGCCGAGGCCCGGCGGCTGAGGGCGCTCTCGCGCGCCGCGTCCACGGCTCCGGGTGCCGGCAGCGGTGACGGCGAGCCGCTGGCGGACCGGGTGGCCGCCCGGGTCAGTGCCGAGGGCGTCCGCGGCGAACTCGCCGGAGCTCTCGCGGCGTTGCCCGCCCGCTACCGGGATGTGCTGCTGGTGGTCGCCTGGGGAGACCTGGACTACGCGGAGGCGGCGGAGGCGCTGGGCATACCGGTGGGCACCGTGCGCTCACGGCTGCACCGGGCGCGGAAGAAGCTGCGCGAGGCGCTGGGCGGTTCGGACCCCACCCGTCTGCACGACGACGACCACGAGGAGCCCCGCCATGAATGA
- a CDS encoding CU044_5270 family protein, which produces MNELTALRELEADVPALTTDARAAGRARLEGAMAKESRWAGKLSRRLVLRAGFAATAAAAVTGTVVVTTDGSRGDADGRDAGTGVDMLSAAQVLHRAADRTRADGAGTPVPRDDQYLYAKEVYTRTLKGGKRTTHADEFWISVDGSRLSRYVYDGRIKDEPPSVHHVPWPPTEYAELAKLPTDPEKLLDGFGGAGSGGPVVRADGEVAGPDEVERMTGQLAYGNICALLRGPRVMPPGLQAAAFEALALLPRIVVDEDEVDALGRHGIGVSYPGMSYGLVFERGSYAYLGMRLEGVRGEKGREKYTEVKGLVKSGVVDKIGQRPR; this is translated from the coding sequence ATGAATGAACTCACCGCACTGCGTGAGCTGGAGGCCGATGTGCCCGCGCTCACCACGGACGCCCGCGCCGCGGGCCGCGCCCGCCTGGAGGGCGCCATGGCGAAGGAGAGCCGGTGGGCCGGAAAACTGTCCAGGCGGCTGGTGCTGCGGGCCGGCTTCGCAGCCACGGCGGCCGCGGCGGTGACCGGGACGGTCGTCGTCACCACGGACGGGAGCCGCGGCGACGCGGACGGACGCGACGCCGGCACGGGCGTGGACATGCTGTCGGCGGCGCAGGTGCTGCACCGGGCGGCGGACAGGACGCGCGCCGACGGTGCCGGGACGCCGGTGCCGCGGGACGACCAGTACCTCTACGCCAAGGAGGTCTACACGCGGACCCTGAAGGGCGGGAAGCGGACGACGCACGCGGACGAATTCTGGATCTCCGTGGACGGCTCCCGGCTCTCCCGGTACGTCTACGACGGGCGGATCAAGGACGAGCCCCCGTCGGTGCACCACGTGCCCTGGCCGCCCACCGAGTACGCGGAGCTGGCGAAGCTGCCGACCGACCCGGAGAAACTCCTCGACGGGTTCGGCGGAGCCGGCTCGGGTGGGCCCGTCGTGCGGGCCGACGGTGAGGTGGCCGGCCCGGACGAGGTGGAGCGCATGACCGGGCAATTGGCGTACGGGAACATCTGTGCGCTGCTGCGCGGTCCCCGGGTCATGCCACCGGGACTGCAAGCCGCCGCGTTCGAGGCCCTTGCGCTGCTGCCCCGCATCGTGGTGGACGAAGACGAGGTGGACGCTCTCGGTCGGCACGGCATCGGTGTCTCGTATCCCGGGATGTCGTACGGCCTCGTGTTCGAGCGGGGCTCCTACGCCTATCTCGGCATGCGTCTGGAGGGCGTCAGGGGGGAGAAGGGCCGCGAGAAGTACACCGAGGTCAAGGGACTCGTGAAGTCCGGCGTGGTGGACAAGATCGGGCAGCGGCCCCGGTAG
- a CDS encoding lipase family protein, producing MSPRKTTRSSSTVNTPHLRGPRRPGRLLAASVAAAACVGAVAVPASATPSAGSEPVVSRGVTIPDFYNPPARLPSADGSLVRTEPLPLGLSLPGLDGRRIPGTATRLMYKSTDAGGGPVAVTGAYIEPSAAWKGDGPRPLVALASGTMGQGDQCAPSLSLQHPLTIGEGTVSIGYDNIAVYRFLAAGAAVVVTDYAGLGATDRLHTYVNRVDEGHALLDAARAARSVAGASITSASRVGLYGYSQGGGASASAAELQPSYAPDVNLAGTYAGAPPADLTEVMKGIDGSALAGALGWSINGFAQSDPSLKAVVDANTNDVGKAALKDTSTMCVGDALLGHGFTNSKKWTANGKPIADIIAAEPKLQAVLAQQRIGNLKPAAPVRLATGVHDDIVGHGQARQLAVDWCRKGANVTYEAVVLPNLGDKILTNHLAPYLTDQGSAISWMTDRLSGRKAASNCWSMPLQP from the coding sequence GTGAGTCCGCGCAAGACCACCCGTTCGAGCTCGACCGTGAACACCCCCCACCTCCGTGGTCCCCGTCGGCCGGGGCGCCTGCTGGCCGCCTCGGTGGCCGCCGCGGCCTGTGTCGGCGCCGTGGCCGTCCCCGCGTCCGCCACCCCCTCCGCCGGGTCGGAGCCGGTGGTCTCCCGGGGAGTCACCATCCCCGACTTCTACAACCCGCCGGCGCGGCTGCCCTCCGCCGACGGGTCCCTCGTCCGTACGGAGCCGCTGCCGCTCGGGCTCAGCCTCCCCGGGCTCGACGGCCGGCGGATACCCGGCACCGCGACGCGGCTGATGTACAAGTCCACCGACGCGGGCGGCGGGCCCGTCGCCGTCACCGGCGCGTACATCGAGCCGTCCGCCGCGTGGAAGGGCGACGGGCCCCGCCCCCTGGTGGCGCTGGCCTCGGGGACCATGGGCCAGGGCGACCAGTGCGCCCCCTCGCTCTCGCTCCAGCACCCGCTGACCATCGGCGAGGGCACGGTCTCCATCGGCTACGACAACATCGCGGTCTACCGCTTCCTCGCCGCCGGTGCCGCCGTCGTCGTCACGGACTACGCCGGCCTCGGCGCGACCGACCGGCTCCACACCTACGTCAACCGCGTCGACGAGGGGCACGCCCTCCTGGACGCGGCCCGCGCGGCCCGCTCCGTCGCGGGCGCCTCGATCACCTCCGCCTCGCGGGTCGGCCTCTACGGCTACAGCCAGGGCGGCGGCGCCAGCGCCTCGGCCGCCGAGCTCCAGCCGTCGTACGCACCCGACGTCAATCTGGCGGGCACCTACGCCGGGGCCCCGCCCGCCGACCTCACCGAGGTCATGAAGGGCATAGACGGCAGCGCACTGGCCGGCGCGCTGGGCTGGTCGATCAACGGCTTCGCCCAGTCCGACCCGTCCCTGAAGGCGGTCGTCGACGCGAACACGAACGACGTCGGCAAGGCCGCGCTGAAGGACACCTCGACCATGTGCGTGGGCGACGCGCTCCTCGGTCACGGCTTCACGAACAGCAAGAAGTGGACGGCCAACGGCAAGCCGATCGCCGACATCATCGCGGCCGAGCCGAAGCTGCAGGCGGTCCTCGCCCAGCAGCGCATCGGCAATCTGAAGCCGGCGGCCCCGGTGCGCCTGGCGACCGGGGTGCACGACGACATAGTCGGCCACGGGCAGGCGAGACAGCTCGCGGTGGACTGGTGCCGCAAGGGCGCGAACGTGACGTACGAGGCCGTCGTGCTGCCCAACCTCGGGGACAAGATCCTCACCAACCACCTCGCCCCCTATCTCACCGACCAGGGGAGCGCCATCTCCTGGATGACCGACCGTCTCTCCGGCAGGAAGGCCGCCTCCAACTGCTGGTCGATGCCGCTCCAGCCCTGA